A window of the Cannabis sativa cultivar Pink pepper isolate KNU-18-1 chromosome X, ASM2916894v1, whole genome shotgun sequence genome harbors these coding sequences:
- the LOC115704434 gene encoding uncharacterized protein LOC115704434 has protein sequence MSCSRIVAENVWKQIESTSFVTDEQLSILNFLFGKNFERATRIVDQRGVKRISGLPSGRSIFQVMGESKRKEEYFCFPEHFCACYSFFFDIVNRGEQLCCKHQLASRLAASLGICIEVKVSDDELALLLSKL, from the exons ATGAGTTGTAGTCGTATAGTGGCAGAGAACGTGTGGAAACAAATTGAATCAACTTCCTTTG TGACAGATGAGCAACTCTCCAT CTTAAATTTCTTGTTTGGAAAGAACTTTGAGCGAGCTACTAGGATTGTGGATCAAAGAGGTGTTAAGAGGATCTCGGGGTTACCCAGTGGACGTTCCATCTTTCAG GTTATGGGAGAATCTAAGAGAAAGGAGGAGTATTTTTGCTTCCCTGAGCACTTTTGTGCCTGTTATTCGTTCTTCTTTGACATTGTGAACAGAGGAGAACAACTTTGT TGTAAACATCAATTAGCTTCAAGACTAGCTGCTTCACTAGGAATTTGCATTGAAGTTAAGGTCTCTGATGATGAGCTAGCTTTGTTACTTTCCAAACTTTGA
- the LOC115703037 gene encoding probable protein phosphatase 2C 63 produces MLRSCYRPLERCFGRWCTGGGSDALLWHTDLKSHAAGDYSIAVVQANSSLEDQSQVFTSPSGIYVGVYDGHGGPEASRFVNKHLFPYLQKFSKEQGGLSTDVIKKAFSATEEEFLRLVKRSFPVRPQIASVGSCCLVGAISNGVLYVANLGDSRAVLGRKDSNSKKTHVVAERLSTDHNVGVEEVRKEVEALHPDDSHIVVYTRGVWRIKGIIQVSRSIGDVYLKKPDFYRDPIFQQLGSTIPLKRPVMTAEPSVLVRQLRPQDLFLIFASDGLWEQLSDQTAVEIVFKHPRAGIAKRLVRAALQEAAKKREMRYDDIKKIDKGIRRHFHDDITVVVVFLDRHDSSADQRFKQHTAGSTISPVDIYSLSGDGLEEDM; encoded by the exons ATGCTCCGATCCTGTTACCGCCCTTTAGAGCGCTGTTTCGGCCGATGGTGTACCGGCGGCGGTAGCGATGCCCTTCTTTGGCATACAGACTTGAAGTCCCATGCCGCCGGTGATTACTCGATCGCCGTTGTTCAAGCTAATTCTAGCCTCGAGGATCAGAGTCAGGTCTTTACTTCTCCATCTGGTATCTATGTGGGTGTGTATGACGGCCATGGTGGACCTGAAGCTTCTAGATTCGTCAACAAACATTTGTTTCCTTATTTACAGA AGTTTTCTAAGGAACAAGGAGGACTGTCTACTGATGTCATAAAGAAGGCGTTTAGTGCCACTGAAGAGGAATTCTTACGCTTGGTGAAGCGATCATTTCCGGTTAGACCTCAAATTGCATCAGTTGGTTCATGCTGTCTTGTTGGTGCTATTTCAAATGGTGTTCTGTACGTGGCCAATCTTGGGGATTCCAGAGCTGTCCTCGGCCGAAAAGATTCCAACAGCAAGAAAACTCATGTAGTTGCAGAGCGTTTGTCTACTGATCATAATGTAGGGGTTGAGGAAGTGAGGAAGGAGGTTGAAGCTCTTCATCCGGATGATTCTCATATTGTGGTATATACCCGTGGAGTTTGGAGAATAAAGGGCATTATTCAG GTGTCAAGGTCTATTGGTGATGTGTACTTGAAGAAGCCTGACTTTTATAGAGACCCCATTTTCCAGCAGTTAGGGAGCACTATTCCTTTGAAGCGACCTGTAATGACAGCTGAACCTTCTGTACTTGTAAGACAGCTTAGACCTCAGGACTTATTCCTAATATTTGCATCAGATGGTCTCTGGGAACAATTAAGCGATCAGACAGCTGTAGAGATTGTTTTCAAGCACCCCAGAGCT GGAATTGCAAAGAGATTGGTAAGAGCTGCTCTTCAAGAGGCTGCTAAGAAAAGGGAGATGAGATATGATGACATTAAGAAAATTGACAAAGGTATAAGACGTCATTTCCACGATGACATTACAGTGGTTGTAGTTTTTCTTGATCGCCATGATAGCTCCGCAGACCAAAGGTTTAAACAGCATACTGCCGGCTCCACAATTTCACCGGTTGACATCTATTCGTTGAGTGGGGATGGATTGGAAGAAGATATGTAG